Proteins encoded within one genomic window of Nitrospina gracilis 3/211:
- a CDS encoding GspE/PulE family protein, whose translation MTTDSAALEQKAQEISAQIQSSEDLHALLPQLLEELKALFPSESVVLYKLDRASKQLVSCHALGYEVEERRIRLNSDTLVGHATLNGRPILLKSAGELGSILTMNPNLKIGSTVDDVLNLETGSLMVLPLPYKKKVVGIVEFVNKIGNGGFSEQDFKISKELAPYLGFLVTKLDGNSTMTARNSPTMDTPGSKPLSSAELQEKLVKIINDIHSAKNVDEILISLKDRILELFDATLITVYAVDPVRNEVYSKVKSGEKINEIRVPIAPQSIAGCVAMEQRMVVIKNVYDDRELKKFHPELTFDSSWDKISGFQTKSMLVTPLIHKDKMMGVLQLINKKNNQPFNVIDEKSAKVVSETLALAFYNQSKFVQQKPTKFSYLLQQGLLTDIELNKAINRARKEQIDIENILLDELGISRKELGKSLENFYKIPYMGYEDGMVLPATIFEGLNLNFLSKNYWVPVEREDDKVVIVIDNPNNLDKIQNIKLIFVKKKIEFRVGLKADIRDFLNAAVAEESAGAPLEEMSTLLNALESEKDTELASEEDEDGNAISESDNTIVKLVNKILTDAYDNGVSDIHIEPGMGKDHMVVRFRKDGACRVYQEIPPMYKFAMMSRLKIMARLDIAEKRLPQDGKIKLKYGGREVEYRLATCPTVGGNEDAVLRILAASKPIPLDKMNFSDRNLKLIQAMAGKPYGLILVVGPTGSGKTTTLHSTLGYINTPEKKIWTAEDPVEITQKGLRQVQMLNKIGLDFARAMRSFLRGDPDVIMVGEMRDAETCAIGLEASLTGHLVFSTLHTNSAPETITRLLDMGMNPLNFADALLLIVAQRLVRTLCKNCKEEYHPTKEEYDTLVNEYGDPELFSKNINIPYSDDLKLYGPKGCEKCSDTGYAGRTGLHEVLEGTGDIKRMVMKQALVEELRDQAIKDGMTTLKQDGIRKIFKGDCDLKQVLAVCIV comes from the coding sequence ATGACGACCGACTCCGCTGCTCTGGAACAGAAAGCCCAGGAAATCAGCGCCCAAATCCAGTCATCGGAAGACCTGCACGCCTTGCTTCCGCAACTTCTGGAAGAATTGAAAGCGTTGTTTCCCAGCGAATCGGTGGTCCTTTACAAACTGGACCGGGCCAGCAAGCAACTGGTTTCCTGTCATGCGTTGGGTTACGAAGTTGAAGAGCGTCGGATCCGCTTAAATAGCGACACGCTGGTGGGGCACGCAACGCTCAACGGACGGCCGATTTTATTAAAAAGTGCGGGTGAGTTGGGTTCGATTCTGACCATGAACCCCAACCTCAAAATCGGCTCTACCGTTGATGACGTGTTGAATCTCGAAACCGGGTCATTGATGGTTTTGCCCCTGCCCTACAAGAAAAAAGTTGTGGGGATCGTGGAATTCGTCAACAAGATTGGAAACGGCGGGTTCTCGGAACAGGATTTTAAAATTTCCAAGGAACTTGCACCCTACTTGGGATTTTTAGTAACCAAACTGGATGGGAACAGTACCATGACTGCAAGAAATTCCCCGACCATGGATACGCCCGGTTCCAAACCGCTCTCCTCTGCCGAACTGCAGGAAAAGCTCGTCAAAATCATCAATGACATCCACTCCGCCAAAAACGTGGATGAAATCCTGATCTCCCTGAAAGATCGTATTCTCGAATTGTTCGATGCCACCCTCATCACGGTTTATGCCGTGGATCCGGTGCGCAACGAGGTTTATTCCAAAGTCAAATCCGGTGAGAAAATCAATGAAATCCGGGTTCCCATTGCTCCACAGAGCATCGCTGGCTGTGTGGCCATGGAACAGAGGATGGTGGTCATTAAAAACGTATACGATGACCGGGAATTGAAAAAGTTTCACCCTGAACTGACGTTTGACAGTTCCTGGGACAAAATTTCAGGTTTCCAGACCAAAAGCATGCTTGTGACTCCCCTCATCCATAAAGACAAAATGATGGGGGTTTTGCAGTTGATCAACAAAAAGAACAACCAGCCTTTTAACGTCATTGACGAAAAAAGCGCCAAGGTCGTTTCCGAAACTCTGGCCCTTGCTTTTTACAACCAGTCGAAATTCGTTCAACAAAAACCCACGAAGTTTTCTTATCTCCTGCAACAGGGCTTGCTGACTGACATCGAACTGAATAAAGCCATTAACCGCGCTCGCAAGGAACAGATTGATATCGAAAACATCCTTCTGGATGAACTCGGTATCTCGAGAAAGGAACTTGGAAAATCACTGGAAAACTTTTACAAGATTCCGTACATGGGGTACGAAGACGGAATGGTTCTGCCCGCCACCATTTTCGAAGGATTGAATCTTAACTTTCTGTCTAAAAATTACTGGGTACCCGTTGAACGCGAAGACGACAAGGTGGTCATCGTAATCGACAACCCCAACAACCTCGATAAAATCCAGAACATCAAGCTCATTTTCGTCAAAAAGAAGATTGAGTTCCGCGTCGGGTTGAAGGCCGACATCCGTGACTTTCTGAATGCCGCCGTGGCGGAGGAGTCGGCCGGGGCTCCTCTGGAAGAAATGTCCACCCTGCTCAACGCGCTGGAAAGTGAAAAAGACACCGAACTGGCCTCAGAAGAGGACGAGGATGGAAACGCGATCAGCGAAAGCGACAACACCATTGTCAAGCTGGTGAACAAGATATTGACCGACGCCTATGACAACGGCGTGTCCGACATACATATTGAGCCGGGCATGGGCAAGGACCACATGGTGGTGCGTTTTCGTAAAGACGGAGCCTGCCGCGTGTACCAGGAAATTCCACCCATGTACAAATTCGCCATGATGTCCCGCCTCAAAATCATGGCACGTCTGGATATCGCGGAAAAACGCCTGCCCCAGGACGGCAAAATCAAACTCAAATACGGGGGAAGGGAAGTGGAATACCGGCTTGCCACTTGCCCCACCGTGGGCGGAAACGAGGACGCGGTTCTGCGTATCCTTGCCGCCAGCAAGCCGATCCCGCTCGATAAAATGAATTTTTCAGACCGCAACCTGAAATTGATCCAGGCGATGGCGGGGAAACCCTATGGCCTGATCCTCGTTGTGGGGCCGACCGGTTCCGGTAAAACCACCACCCTGCACTCCACCCTCGGTTACATCAACACCCCGGAAAAAAAGATCTGGACCGCCGAGGACCCGGTGGAAATCACGCAGAAAGGGTTACGCCAAGTCCAGATGCTCAACAAGATCGGGCTCGATTTTGCCCGCGCCATGCGTTCCTTTCTGCGCGGTGACCCGGATGTCATCATGGTGGGTGAGATGCGCGACGCGGAAACCTGTGCTATCGGTCTGGAGGCGTCCCTCACGGGTCACCTGGTGTTCAGCACCCTGCACACCAACTCCGCGCCGGAAACCATCACGCGCCTTCTCGACATGGGCATGAACCCCCTTAACTTTGCCGACGCACTCCTGCTCATCGTTGCCCAGCGCCTCGTGCGTACGCTTTGCAAAAACTGCAAGGAGGAATACCATCCCACCAAAGAGGAATACGATACCCTGGTGAATGAGTATGGGGATCCGGAACTTTTCTCCAAAAATATCAACATCCCATATTCTGACGATCTTAAACTGTATGGGCCTAAGGGCTGTGAGAAGTGCAGCGACACCGGTTATGCGGGCAGGACCGGTCTCCACGAGGTCCTGGAGGGCACGGGGGATATCAAACGCATGGTTATGAAGCAGGCTCTGGTCGAAGAATTGCGTGATCAGGCCATCAAGGACGGTATGACCACCCTGAAGCAGGATGGCATCCGGAAAATCTTCAAGGGGGATTGCGACCTCAAACAGGTGCTGGCGGTCTGTATCGTATAA
- the trmFO gene encoding methylenetetrahydrofolate--tRNA-(uracil(54)-C(5))-methyltransferase (FADH(2)-oxidizing) TrmFO — MTSHVTIIGAGLAGSEAAWQIAERGGRVVLYEMRPELKTPVHKTDHCAELVCSNSLGSNQDTSAPFLLKQELRNLNSLVIRSGDRHAVPAGAALAVDRNLFSAEITQSLERHPNITLKRNEVKDIPFDGPVIIATGPLTSPALSDRISSLLGQGYLYFYDALSPIVDTNSIDMTKAFFASRYGKGDADYLNCPMNKEQYDQLVDGLCKAEKVPLKEFEKPVYFEGCMPVEELALRGPKTLAFGPLKPVGLNHPETGERFHAVVQLRRENKEGTAYNLVGFQTKLTYPEQRRIFRMIPGLENAEFFRYGAIHRNTFINSPELLSADLSLRKNPNVWFAGQITGVEGYVESCAMGLVAGLCALSRVRNAPFTRPPKETAIGALLHYVTEGPPKGNYQPMNVNFGLFSGEEFKIRDKKVRNAKIIERALAMQREWLKTLS, encoded by the coding sequence ATGACATCGCATGTGACCATCATCGGGGCCGGGCTTGCCGGATCGGAAGCGGCCTGGCAGATCGCCGAGCGGGGCGGCCGGGTGGTTCTTTACGAAATGCGTCCGGAGCTCAAGACCCCGGTTCACAAAACCGACCACTGTGCCGAACTGGTGTGCAGCAACTCCCTTGGGTCCAACCAGGACACCTCCGCTCCCTTTTTACTCAAACAGGAACTGCGCAACCTCAACTCGCTTGTGATCCGTTCAGGCGACCGGCATGCGGTGCCCGCCGGCGCGGCTCTGGCCGTTGACCGCAATCTGTTTTCGGCGGAAATAACCCAGTCCCTGGAGCGGCATCCCAACATCACCCTGAAGCGCAACGAGGTGAAGGACATTCCATTTGACGGACCCGTCATCATCGCCACAGGGCCCCTCACTTCGCCCGCGTTGTCGGACCGCATCTCATCCCTGCTGGGCCAGGGCTATCTGTATTTTTACGATGCGCTTTCCCCGATTGTGGACACCAATTCCATCGATATGACCAAAGCATTTTTCGCGTCGCGTTACGGCAAAGGCGATGCGGATTACCTGAACTGTCCCATGAACAAGGAGCAGTACGATCAGCTGGTGGACGGATTGTGCAAGGCGGAGAAAGTACCTCTTAAGGAATTTGAAAAGCCGGTTTACTTCGAAGGGTGCATGCCGGTGGAGGAACTGGCATTGCGGGGTCCCAAAACCCTTGCTTTCGGCCCGCTTAAGCCGGTCGGCTTGAACCATCCGGAGACTGGGGAGAGGTTCCATGCGGTGGTGCAGTTGCGGCGGGAAAACAAGGAGGGTACCGCCTACAATCTGGTCGGGTTTCAAACCAAACTGACCTACCCTGAGCAGCGCCGCATTTTCCGCATGATCCCCGGATTGGAGAACGCGGAGTTTTTTCGGTACGGCGCCATTCACCGCAATACGTTTATCAATTCGCCGGAATTGCTGTCCGCCGATTTGAGCCTGAGGAAAAACCCGAATGTCTGGTTTGCAGGACAGATCACGGGTGTGGAGGGGTATGTGGAGTCCTGCGCAATGGGCCTGGTTGCCGGGCTCTGCGCTTTAAGCCGGGTACGTAACGCCCCCTTCACAAGGCCGCCGAAAGAAACGGCCATCGGTGCGCTGTTGCATTATGTGACGGAAGGCCCCCCTAAAGGGAATTACCAGCCCATGAATGTGAACTTCGGGTTGTTTTCGGGGGAAGAATTCAAAATCCGGGACAAGAAGGTTCGCAACGCCAAAATCATTGAGCGCGCCCTCGCTATGCAGAGGGAGTGGCTGAAAACCCTTTCCTGA
- the topA gene encoding type I DNA topoisomerase, with translation MGKSLLIVESPTKVETLKKIIGKDFVVKASVGHIKDLPKKKLGVDVENDFSPEYITIRGKGKILNALKTAAKKADNIYLAPDPDREGEAIAHHICNEVSKITKGKIYRVMFNEITKKAVTEAIKHPTELNANKVNAQQARRILDRLVGYKISPILWKKVQRGLSAGRVQSVALRMICDREEEIKNFKSEEYWTITIDLEGSKEPEFQAKLFKVEGKKAEIGNEEQAQAIVKAVEKGEFVLEDIVKKERKRNPSAPFITSTLQQEASRKLNFSPKKTMMLAQRLYEGIALGKEGTVGLISYMRTDSTRLSEEAIGDIRRLIEDKYGKEYVPKAPNVYKSKKTAQEAHEAIRPTNIMLEPKSIKEYLEKDMYNLYELIWARTLSCQMVPAVLDTTQFDVVTDKYLFRANGSVIKFDGFMKVYVEDTDDEGAGMKSTEKILPDIKKGEILEMKKVLPEQHFTQPPPRFTEAMLVKALEEKGIGRPSTYAAIISTIKDRDYIRNEDKRVAPTELGHLVSELLVDNFPDIMTEEFTAQMEDQLDQIEEGKIEWVDTLKSFYGPFEKDLVEAEAKMKDIKSQVEETDEVCEKCNSPMIIKWGRFGKFMACSGYPECKNTKEIGGNNGEGGKKVSEKVDDTCDKCGAQLVMKMGRFGKFLACSEYPECKFTKPISLGIKCPEPDCKGDISPRRTKKGRTFYGCSEYPNCKFTSWDKPVDEACPKCNNAYMVTKWKKNEGESIVCPGCGFKKSSDEAA, from the coding sequence ATGGGTAAATCCTTGCTCATCGTGGAGTCACCCACGAAAGTCGAAACGCTCAAAAAGATCATTGGGAAAGATTTCGTCGTCAAGGCCTCGGTGGGTCACATCAAAGACCTGCCGAAAAAGAAGCTGGGCGTGGATGTCGAAAATGATTTCAGTCCCGAATACATCACCATTCGTGGTAAGGGAAAAATCCTCAATGCGTTGAAGACAGCCGCCAAAAAAGCGGACAACATCTATCTCGCCCCCGACCCCGACCGCGAGGGAGAGGCGATCGCCCACCACATCTGCAACGAGGTTTCGAAAATCACGAAGGGCAAGATTTACCGCGTGATGTTCAACGAGATCACCAAAAAAGCCGTCACCGAGGCGATCAAGCATCCCACCGAATTGAATGCTAATAAAGTGAACGCACAGCAGGCCCGGCGTATTCTGGATCGTCTTGTGGGTTACAAGATCAGTCCCATCCTGTGGAAAAAAGTCCAGCGTGGACTCAGTGCGGGGCGTGTGCAGTCGGTGGCGCTTCGGATGATTTGCGACCGGGAAGAGGAAATCAAGAACTTCAAGAGCGAAGAATACTGGACCATCACCATCGATCTCGAAGGCAGCAAGGAGCCCGAATTTCAGGCCAAGCTGTTCAAGGTCGAGGGGAAAAAGGCGGAGATCGGCAACGAGGAACAGGCCCAGGCCATTGTCAAGGCGGTGGAGAAAGGGGAGTTCGTCCTCGAGGACATTGTCAAAAAAGAGAGGAAGCGCAATCCTTCCGCCCCCTTCATCACAAGCACCCTCCAGCAGGAGGCGTCCCGCAAACTCAATTTCTCTCCGAAGAAAACCATGATGCTTGCCCAACGCCTGTACGAAGGAATTGCGCTGGGTAAGGAGGGCACCGTGGGTTTGATTTCCTACATGCGTACCGACTCGACGCGGTTGTCGGAAGAGGCAATCGGGGACATTCGCCGTCTCATCGAGGACAAGTACGGCAAGGAATACGTGCCCAAGGCGCCGAATGTGTACAAGAGCAAGAAAACGGCGCAGGAGGCTCACGAGGCGATCCGGCCCACCAACATCATGCTTGAGCCAAAGTCTATCAAGGAATACCTCGAGAAGGATATGTACAACTTGTACGAGCTGATCTGGGCACGCACGCTTTCCTGCCAGATGGTTCCTGCGGTCCTGGATACAACCCAGTTTGACGTGGTAACTGACAAATACCTGTTTCGCGCCAACGGTTCGGTGATCAAGTTCGACGGGTTCATGAAGGTGTACGTAGAGGACACGGATGACGAAGGTGCGGGCATGAAGTCTACTGAAAAAATTCTCCCCGACATCAAAAAGGGCGAGATTCTCGAAATGAAAAAGGTCCTTCCGGAACAGCATTTCACCCAGCCACCGCCGCGGTTCACCGAGGCGATGCTGGTGAAAGCACTGGAGGAGAAAGGCATCGGCCGGCCCAGTACTTATGCCGCCATCATCAGCACCATCAAAGACCGCGATTACATCCGGAACGAAGACAAGCGCGTGGCACCAACGGAGTTGGGTCATCTGGTCTCGGAACTCCTGGTGGACAATTTTCCGGACATCATGACGGAGGAGTTCACGGCGCAGATGGAGGACCAGCTTGATCAGATCGAGGAAGGCAAGATCGAGTGGGTGGACACGTTGAAATCGTTTTACGGTCCCTTCGAGAAAGACCTGGTGGAGGCGGAAGCCAAGATGAAGGATATCAAGAGCCAGGTAGAGGAAACCGATGAGGTTTGCGAGAAATGCAACAGCCCCATGATCATCAAGTGGGGGCGCTTCGGCAAGTTCATGGCCTGCTCCGGCTACCCGGAATGCAAGAACACGAAAGAAATCGGCGGCAACAACGGCGAAGGCGGCAAAAAGGTTTCTGAAAAGGTGGATGACACTTGCGATAAATGCGGCGCCCAACTGGTTATGAAGATGGGCCGTTTCGGCAAGTTCCTCGCCTGCTCGGAGTATCCGGAATGCAAGTTCACCAAACCCATCAGCCTGGGCATCAAGTGCCCTGAGCCCGACTGCAAAGGCGACATCTCGCCGCGCCGTACGAAAAAAGGCCGTACGTTCTATGGATGCAGTGAATACCCTAATTGCAAATTCACTTCCTGGGACAAGCCGGTGGATGAAGCCTGCCCGAAATGCAACAACGCCTACATGGTCACCAAGTGGAAAAAGAATGAAGGCGAAAGCATTGTATGTCCCGGTTGTGGCTTCAAGAAATCGTCCGACGAAGCAGCATAA
- the dprA gene encoding DNA-processing protein DprA, with the protein MVLGVGKTLFHRLVQALGSPRNVFNASRQQLMQVEGIGAKTAAQIQKFDLERNLDREYRLMRDTGVRVLTLEDPRYPPLLKAIYDPPPVLYFKGRVFDDVSFPFAVVGTRAASSYGKIATERLCSELAQRGACLISGMARGVDTLVHITALKENAVTLAVMGCGLTHTYPPENRALKEKIIESGAIISEFPMSTKPDRNNFPARNRVISGLAHGTLVIEAGEKSGALITAHFALEQGREVFALPGNIFSPKSQGAHNLIKKGAKLVDGVDAILEEFSPEVQQNLVAKKNDDEKIELTDFEKLLLSLIGHEQHHVDDLIERSHLPAADVLATLVQLELKDRVTQTDGLWHLARFP; encoded by the coding sequence ATGGTTCTGGGCGTCGGCAAAACGCTGTTTCACCGGCTGGTCCAGGCATTGGGATCCCCCAGGAATGTATTTAATGCCTCGCGGCAGCAATTGATGCAGGTGGAGGGGATTGGTGCAAAAACCGCGGCACAAATCCAAAAATTCGACTTGGAGCGCAATCTGGACCGGGAATACCGGTTGATGAGGGATACCGGAGTGCGTGTGCTCACTTTGGAGGACCCGCGTTATCCGCCGCTATTGAAAGCCATTTACGATCCGCCTCCGGTATTGTATTTCAAGGGACGGGTTTTTGATGACGTGAGTTTTCCCTTTGCCGTGGTGGGTACCCGCGCGGCGTCGAGTTACGGAAAAATAGCCACCGAACGCCTGTGCAGTGAGCTTGCTCAACGCGGCGCGTGCCTGATCAGCGGCATGGCTCGCGGGGTCGATACCCTTGTACACATAACGGCGCTCAAGGAAAACGCAGTGACCCTTGCGGTGATGGGATGCGGTCTGACACACACGTATCCGCCGGAAAACCGCGCGCTCAAAGAAAAAATCATCGAGTCGGGCGCGATTATCTCCGAATTTCCCATGTCAACGAAACCGGATCGCAACAACTTCCCTGCTCGCAATCGCGTGATCAGTGGACTTGCGCACGGAACTTTGGTGATCGAAGCAGGGGAAAAGAGCGGTGCGTTGATCACTGCGCATTTTGCCTTGGAACAGGGAAGGGAAGTGTTTGCATTGCCCGGCAATATTTTTTCACCAAAAAGCCAGGGCGCGCACAATTTGATAAAAAAAGGGGCGAAACTGGTGGACGGCGTGGACGCCATTCTGGAAGAATTTTCCCCGGAAGTGCAACAAAATCTGGTTGCGAAAAAAAATGATGATGAAAAAATTGAATTGACAGATTTCGAAAAGCTATTACTTTCATTAATAGGCCACGAACAGCATCACGTTGATGATCTGATTGAACGCAGTCATTTGCCAGCGGCGGATGTTTTGGCTACACTTGTACAGTTGGAATTGAAAGACCGGGTTACGCAAACGGATGGCCTGTGGCACCTGGCCCGGTTTCCCTGA
- a CDS encoding TolC family protein — protein sequence MALKAHSNPGKLERSKAIDLEHRVRLAYERILVRKEQIGISREVQGHFEKAVINAERKFEEGEGDVTQGALTKLKLGLAGTLNDINQFESDISLARLDLEEMMGVRIDPEFKLADDSLFPP from the coding sequence ATGGCGCTCAAAGCCCATTCCAACCCTGGAAAGCTTGAAAGATCCAAAGCGATTGACCTGGAGCACCGCGTGCGTCTTGCGTACGAGAGGATCCTGGTTAGGAAGGAACAGATTGGGATTTCCCGTGAGGTGCAGGGGCATTTCGAGAAAGCCGTCATCAATGCTGAAAGAAAGTTTGAGGAAGGGGAGGGGGACGTCACCCAGGGGGCACTGACCAAGCTTAAACTGGGGCTGGCAGGTACGTTGAATGACATCAACCAGTTTGAGAGTGATATTTCACTGGCGCGGCTCGACCTTGAGGAGATGATGGGCGTGCGCATCGATCCGGAATTCAAACTGGCGGATGATTCCCTGTTCCCCCCGT
- a CDS encoding site-2 protease family protein, whose protein sequence is MFIVGTFGAFIAIKEPIPDRRALMEIGASGPIAGFVVALFVLAVGLMFSVVSHVAPPPGLGLNYGNSLILYFLSELVLGVSPFNEELTIYLHPLALAGWFGMFFTALNLLPIGQLDGGHIIYSMYKKQQPWLARLFFVALFPLGMYWPGWFVWAAMVFFIGVKHPPVIDETVLLTPFHKKVGYASILIFLVTFVPVPIDMIQ, encoded by the coding sequence ATGTTCATTGTTGGCACGTTCGGGGCGTTCATTGCAATTAAGGAACCCATTCCGGACCGCCGGGCACTCATGGAAATCGGTGCCTCGGGACCGATTGCGGGATTTGTGGTGGCGTTGTTTGTGCTGGCAGTGGGGTTGATGTTTTCCGTGGTGTCTCATGTGGCTCCGCCACCGGGGCTGGGGCTCAATTACGGCAATTCTCTCATTCTTTATTTCCTCTCGGAGCTGGTGCTGGGCGTGAGCCCGTTCAACGAAGAATTGACCATCTATCTGCATCCCCTAGCGTTGGCAGGTTGGTTCGGCATGTTTTTCACCGCGCTCAATTTGTTGCCTATCGGTCAGCTCGATGGCGGGCACATCATTTATTCCATGTATAAGAAACAGCAACCGTGGCTTGCGCGTTTGTTTTTTGTCGCGCTGTTTCCACTTGGCATGTATTGGCCCGGATGGTTCGTGTGGGCGGCAATGGTGTTTTTCATTGGAGTGAAACATCCACCCGTTATCGATGAAACCGTGTTGTTAACACCGTTTCATAAAAAGGTGGGATACGCTTCAATACTCATTTTTTTGGTCACGTTTGTTCCCGTTCCCATAGACATGATCCAGTGA
- a CDS encoding glutamate-5-semialdehyde dehydrogenase, with protein MTVTELAASAKKAALVLARLDTATKNRVLEAMAEALVNHTDAILEANRKDLEYSKQENIPGPLVARLAVDAHKVKQMAEGIRSVARLEDPVGRVQGTTELDEGLILRRVSCPIGVIGAIFESRPDAVPQIASLCMKSGNAVILKGGREAQNSNKVIVSLLRQAIAGTPGVPEEAVQLIETRAEVAEMLEQDRYINLVVPRGSNEFVRYVQDHTKIPVLGHSEGICHVYIDEYADVDKASNIALDAKLQYAAACNAMETLLVHEKVAPKVLPNLTARFREKGVELMGDLRACSLVPDLQKASAAEWDTEYNDLKLAIKVVDDRGAAIEHINEHGSGHTDTIVTENREAAEQFMNEVDSASVMWNASTRFADGFRFGLGAEIGISTNKTHARGPVGLEGLVIYKYKLFGCGQTVGEYSGEGGKSFTHRPLSNDTPL; from the coding sequence ATGACCGTAACAGAATTGGCCGCGTCGGCCAAAAAGGCGGCGCTGGTTTTGGCACGTCTCGATACGGCCACCAAAAACCGTGTTCTCGAAGCCATGGCCGAAGCGCTTGTCAACCACACAGACGCCATCCTTGAGGCCAACCGAAAGGACCTCGAGTACAGCAAACAGGAAAATATTCCAGGCCCCCTCGTTGCTCGGCTGGCAGTGGATGCGCACAAGGTGAAGCAAATGGCGGAAGGCATCCGCAGTGTGGCCCGGCTGGAAGATCCCGTTGGCCGGGTGCAAGGCACGACGGAGCTGGATGAAGGGCTGATCCTGCGCCGCGTGTCGTGCCCCATCGGGGTCATTGGAGCCATTTTTGAGTCGCGTCCCGACGCGGTGCCGCAGATCGCGTCGCTTTGCATGAAGTCCGGCAATGCGGTCATTCTGAAAGGGGGACGCGAAGCGCAGAATTCGAACAAGGTCATTGTGAGCCTCTTGAGACAGGCAATTGCCGGAACACCCGGTGTGCCCGAGGAGGCGGTGCAATTGATCGAAACCCGCGCTGAAGTGGCGGAGATGCTCGAGCAGGACCGTTACATCAACCTGGTTGTTCCGCGGGGCAGCAATGAGTTCGTTCGGTACGTTCAGGATCACACGAAAATTCCTGTGCTGGGGCATTCCGAAGGCATCTGCCACGTATACATTGACGAATACGCCGATGTGGATAAGGCATCGAATATTGCATTGGATGCGAAACTGCAATATGCGGCGGCGTGCAATGCGATGGAAACCCTGCTCGTGCATGAGAAGGTGGCTCCGAAGGTGCTTCCCAATCTCACAGCTCGATTTCGCGAAAAAGGGGTGGAGTTGATGGGAGACCTGCGTGCGTGCAGTCTGGTGCCGGATCTCCAAAAGGCTTCGGCTGCGGAGTGGGACACCGAGTACAATGACCTCAAGCTGGCCATCAAGGTGGTGGATGACCGTGGGGCGGCCATCGAACACATCAACGAGCATGGCTCCGGACACACTGATACCATCGTTACCGAAAACCGGGAGGCGGCGGAACAGTTCATGAACGAGGTGGATTCGGCGAGCGTCATGTGGAACGCCTCCACCCGCTTTGCCGACGGATTCCGCTTCGGGCTGGGAGCGGAGATCGGCATCAGCACCAACAAGACGCATGCGCGCGGACCCGTCGGGCTTGAGGGTCTGGTGATTTACAAGTACAAACTGTTCGGATGCGGGCAAACCGTGGGCGAATATTCCGGGGAAGGGGGCAAATCGTTCACGCATCGACCCCTGTCCAACGACACGCCGTTGTGA